One region of Populus trichocarpa isolate Nisqually-1 chromosome 4, P.trichocarpa_v4.1, whole genome shotgun sequence genomic DNA includes:
- the LOC7476330 gene encoding shaggy-related protein kinase eta, producing the protein MAEDKEMTTRVADGNDPVTGHIISTTIGGKNGEPKQTISYMAERVVGTGSFGVVFQAKCLETGETVAIKKVLQDRRYKNRELQLMRVMDHPNVISLKHCFFSTTNNNELFLNLVMEYVPESMYRVLKHYSNAKQTMPLIYVKLYMYQIFRGLAYIHAVPGVCHRDLKPQNLLVDPLTHQVKLCDFGSAKVLVKGEANISYICSRFYRAPELIFGATEYTTSIDIWSAGCVLAELLLGQPLFPGENAVDQLVDIIKVLGTPTREEIRCMNPNYTDFRFPQIKAHPWHKVFHKRMPPEAIDLASRLLQYSPSLRCTALEACAHPFFDELREPNARLPNGRPLPSLFNFKQELNGASPELVNKLIPEHVKRQMGLNFMHLAGT; encoded by the exons ATGGCTGAAGATAAg GAAATGACCACCCGTGTTGCTGATGGGAATGATCCGGTCACCGGGCATATAATTTCGACTACAATTGGGGGTAAAAATGGAGAGCCCAAGcag ACCATCAGTTACATGGCAGAGCGAGTTGTGGGAACAGGGTCATTTGGTGTAGTCTTCCAG GCAAAATGTTTGGAAACCGGGGAGACTGTAGCGATAAAGAAGGTTTTGCAGGACAGAAGATATAAGAATCGAGAATTGCAGCTAATGCGAGTGATGGATCATCCTAATGTTATTTCCCTGAAGCACTGTTTCTTTTCCACGACAAATAACAATGAACTCTTTCTTAACTTGGTCATGGAGTATGTTCCTGAGAGCATGTATCGTGTTTTGAAGCATTATAGCAATGCAAAACAAACAATGCCGCTTATTTATGTGAAACTTTACATGTACCAG ATTTTCAGGGGCCTGGCTTATATCCATGCTGTTCCTGGAGTTTGCCATCGGGATTTAAAGCCACAAAATCTTTTG GTTGATCCACTTACTCACCAGGTTAAGCTTTGCGATTTTGGAAGTGCAAAAGTGCTG GTCAAAGGTGAAGCTAACATATCATACATATGTTCCCGATTCTACCGGGCTCCAGAACTTATATTTGGTGCCACAGAATATACAACATCAATCGACATATGGTCTGCTGGTTGTGTCCTTGCCGAGCTGCTCCTTGGCCAG CCACTATTTCCAGGAGAAAATGCAGTGGACCAGCTTGTAGATATTATTAAG GTTCTTGGCACTCCAACAAGAGAAGAAATTCGATGTATGAACCCAAATTATACTGATTTTAGGTTTCCACAGATAAAGGCACACCCATGGCACAAG GTTTTCCACAAGAGGATGCCTCCAGAGGCAATTGATCTTGCATCGCGGCTGCTGCAATACTCACCAAGTCTTCGCTGCACGGCG TTGGAAGCATGCGCACACCCTTTCTTTGATGAACTCCGAGAACCCAATGCTCGCCTGCCAAATGGCCGCCCTTTACCATCTCTCTTCAACTTTAAACAGGAA TTAAATGGGGCTTCTCCTGAGCTTGTTAATAAGTTGATACCGGAACATGTGAAACGACAAATGGGTCTAAATTTTATGCACCTGGCTGGGACATAA
- the LOC7476329 gene encoding probable LRR receptor-like serine/threonine-protein kinase At5g45780, translating to MAAILFHIFLAVFWVHFAQATGSLLSPKGVNYEVAALMAVKKEMRDESGVMNGWDLNSVDPCTWNMVGCSPEGFVFSLEMASARLSGTLSPSIANLSHLRTMLLQNNHLSGPIPEEIGKLSDLQTLDLSGNQFVGGIPSSLGFLTHLSYLRLSKNKLTGQIPRLVANLTGLSFLDLSFNNLSGPTPKILAKGYSIAGNRYLCTSSHAQNCTGISNPVNETLSSEQARSHHRWVLSVAIGISCTFVISVMLLVCWVHWYRSRLLFISYVQQDYEFDIGHLKRFSFRELQIATNNFSPKNILGQGGYGVVYKGCLPNKTFIAVKRLKDPNFTGEVQFQTEVEMIGLALHRNLLCLYGFCMTPDERLLVYPYMPNGSVADRLRETCREKPSLDWNRRIHIALGAARGLLYLHEQCNPKIIHRDVKAANILLDEGFEAVVGDFGLAKLLDLRDSHVTTAVRGTVGHIAPEYLSTGQSSDKTDVFGFGILLLELITGQKALDAGNGQVQKGMILDWVRTLHEEKRLEVLVDRDLKGCFDVSELEKAVDLALQCTQSHPNLRPKMSEVLKVLEGIVGQPAIEESQGATSIGEARACNCSRHCSDVHEESSFIIEAMELSGPR from the exons ATGGCGGCCATTTTGTTCCACATCTTTTTAGCAGTCTTTTGGGTCCATTTTGCTCAAGCAACTGGTAGTCTTCTTTCTCCAAAGGGTGTTAACTATGAGG TGGCCGCATTGATGGCTGTGAAGAAAGAAATGAGAGATGAGTCCGGTGTTATGAACGGTTGGGATTTGAACTCTGTTGATCCTTGCACTTGGAATATGGTCGGTTGCTCTCCTGAAGGCTTCGTCTTCTCCCT GGAAATGGCAAGTGCAAGATTATCAGGAACTCTTTCGCCTAGTATCGCGAATTTGAGTCACCTAAGAACAAT GTTATTACAGAACAATCATTTATCTGGTCCCATTCCAGAAGAGATCGGAAAGCTCTCAGATCTTCAAACTCTTGACCTCTCAGGTAACCAGTTCGTTGGTGGTATTCCGAGCTCTTTGGGATTTCTGACCCATCTAAGTTACTT GCGACTCAGTAAAAACAAGTTAACTGGGCAGATTCCAAGACTGGTGGCCAATCTTACTGGACTTTCATTCTT GGATTTATCATTTAACAATCTTAGTGGTCCAACTCCAAAAATATTAGCAAAAGGTTACAG TATTGCTGGGAATAGATATCTTTGCACTTCCTCACATGCACAAAATTGCACGGGTATCTCAAATCCAGTGAACG AGACACTTTCATCTGAGCAAGCCAGAAGTCATCATCGGTGGGTGCTCTCTGTTGCCATAGGCATCAGCTGCACTTTTGTGATTTCTGTCATGCTGCTTGTCTGTTGGGTGCATTGGTATAGATCTCGTCTACTCTTCATATCATATG TGCAACAAGATTATGAATTTGATATTGGTCATTTGAAGAGATTTTCTTTCCGTGAACTACAAATTGCTACAAACAACTTTAGTCCGAAAAATATCTTAGGGCAAGGTGGATATGGTGTGGTTTACAAAGGATGTCTCCCAAATAAAACTTTCATTGCAGTTAAAAGGCTGAAGGATCCAAATTTTACTGGAGAAGTGCAGTTTCAAACTGAAGTGGAAATGATTGGCTTGGCTTTACATAGAAACCTCTTATGTTTGTATGGCTTCTGCATGACACCTGATGAGAGGTTGCTTGTTTATCCTTACATGCCAAATGGCAGTGTTGCTGACCGCCTGAGAG AGACCTGTCGAGAAAAACCTTCTTTAGATTGGAACAGACGGATACACATTGCCCTTGGGGCTGCCCGTGGACTTCTATACTTGCATGAACAATGCAATCCAAAGATAATTCACAGGGATGTTAAAGCTGCGAACATTTTACTTGATGAAGGTTTTGAAGCTGTAGTTGGGGACTTTGGTCTTGCTAAGTTGTTGGATCTTAGAGATTCACATGTGACAACTGCGGTGCGGGGGACTGTAGGACACATTGCACCCGAGTATCTTTCAACTGGGCAATCATCTGATAAAACtgatgtttttggatttggCATACTACTTTTGGAACTTATAACAGGGCAAAAGGCATTAGATGCTGGAAATGGCCAGGTTCAGAAGGGAATGATTCTTGACTGG GTTAGAACTTTGCATGAGGAGAAGAGGTTGGAAGTGCTAGTGGATAGGGATCTGAAGGGATGTTTTGATGTGTCCGAGCTGGAAAAAGCTGTGGATTTGGCTCTGCAGTGTACTCAGTCACATCCTAACCTTCGGCCAAAAATGTCAGAAGTCTTGAAGGTCCTAGAAGGTATTGTTGGGCAGCCTGCAATTGAGGAATCACAAGGTGCAACTAGTATTGGTGAGGCAAGGGCATGCAATTGCTCAAGGCATTGTAGCGATGTTCATGAGGAATCTTCTTTCATCATTGAAGCAATGGAGCTTTCCGGACCTCGATAA
- the LOC7470201 gene encoding uncharacterized protein LOC7470201 yields the protein MDQDTQGNEGIIGNLDQVYRGRIVNASDLSGNSSNLDNGVAIETLKVINSGEKVAAVVETGVLNASIEGLGSSERVASQGTSDRKRIEESMNEGTVANTIDMVNGAVLETVIVMNSGATSSVDGENKDLGAKNEELGLRCGMIDEETRHGLGDGEVLNQVERGRGWYSSNSRAVLETLIAIGPEENAGINGGNQRLELRGNEMRLSKGTMDESEKKVIKVGKSSCVVDMTSGGGGGTGGGGFKDNCDGERVCRICHLSSEGLLEATDAIATATTNSMDLIQIGCGCKDDLGIAHVYCAETWFKLKGNRICEICGETAMNIKGVGENPFLERRFIRSTGFSSESSGGCWRGQPFCNFLLACLVIAFVLPWFFRVKMF from the exons ATGGATCAAGACACACAAGGAAACGAAGGAATTATTGGGAATTTGGACCAAGTGTATCGGGGAAGGATTGTCAATGCCAGTGATTTGAGTGGAAATTCAAGCAATTTGGATAATGGGGTTGCCATAGAGACTTTAAAGGTAATAAATTCAGGAGAGAAAGTGGCTGCTGTGGTGGAAACTGGGGTTTTGAATGCCAGTATTGAGGGGTTGGGATCCAGTGAGAGAGTGGCAAGTCAGGGAACAAGTGATAGGAAAAGAATTGAAGAGTCAATGAATGAAGGAACGGTCGCAAATACAATTGATATGGTTAATGGAGCTGTACTTGAGACTGTTATTGTGATGAATTCAGGGGCGACTTCAAGTGTTGATGGAGAAAATAAGGATTTGGGAGCAAAAAATGAGGAGTTGGGGCTCAGATGTGGAATGATAGATGAGGAAACACGTCATGGGCTTGGAGATGGTGAGGTATTAAATCAAGTTGAGCGAGGAAGAGGTTGGTATTCGAGTAATTCTAGGGCTGTGCTTGAGACTCTGATCGCGATAGGTCCTGAAGAGAATGCGGGTATTAATGGAGGAAACCAAAGATTGGAACTCAGGGGCAATGAGATGAGGTTAAGTAAGGGGACAATGGACGAGTCAGAGAAGAAAGTGATCAAAGTGGGGAAGTCATCGTGTGTGGTTGATATGACGAGTGGTGGTGGCGGTGGAACAGGAGGAGGAGGTTTTAAGGATAATTGTGATGGAGAAAGGGTTTGTAGGATTTGTCACTTGAGTTCTGAGGGGTTGCTGGAAGCTACTGACGCAATTGCTACTGCCACAACCAACTCCATGGATCTAATTCAGATTGGTTGTGGATGTAAAGATGATCTTGGCATTGCACATGTGTATTGTGCTGAAACATGGTTTAAGCTAAAAGGAAACAG AATCTGTGAAATATGTGGAGAGACAGCAATGAATATCAAAGGTGTTGGGGAGAACCCTTTTCTGGAAAGGAGATTTATCAGGAGCACTGGTTTCTCATCAGAGAGCAGCGGAGGGTGTTGGCGGGGACAGCCTTTCTGTAACTTCCTATTGGCATGCTTGGTAATAGCTTTTGTGCTTCCATGGTTTTTTAGGGTGaaaatgttttag
- the LOC7476328 gene encoding uncharacterized protein LOC7476328 encodes MVSAVVFYPQNTFFNKPSCVSFSKQLKLGYPIYSLKDGSLAFASQNGVLQSSDRKLPLSSNQEEIMALFRRIQYSISKGESTATEKKNAGRSEKSPTDSILEVLLRSRKQAKDTNTVTEGKNVPTHKRSVPKVQKMQARNALADFKLTRPHSNFTKKFSIPSPSTPGEKNAELNSEASEAKASGSISELPRVEEMKLTELKELAKSRGIKGYSKLKKGELLEFLRS; translated from the exons ATGGTTTCTGCTGTTGTTTTCTATCCTCAAAACACTTTCTTTAACAAACCCTCTTGTGTTTCTTTCAGCAAGCAGCTCAAGTTGGGGTATCCTATTTACTCTCTCAAAG ATGGGTCCTTGGCTTTTGCTTCACAGAATGGCGTGCTTCAATCTTCTGATAGAAAACTTCCCTTGTCATCTAACCAGGAGGAGATAATGGCCCTGTTCAGACGGATACAGTATTCAATCTCGAAGGGAGAGTCTACCGCCACTGAGAAGAAGAATGCTGGCAGGTCTGAGAAGTCCCCTACTGATTCAATTCTGGAAGTTCTTCTCCGTTCAAGGAAGCAAGCAAAAG ACACAAATACAGTTACGGAAGGAAAGAATGTCCCAACACACAAACGAAGTGTGCCCAAGGTCCAGAAGATGCAAGCACGAAATGCCTTGGCGGATTTTAAGTTAACCAGACCACATTCTAATTTCACAAAGAAGTTTTCGATACCATCTCCATCAACGCCAGGAGAAAAGAATGCTGAGCTGAATAGTGAAGCATCAGAGGCCAAAGCCAGCGGCAGCATATCAGAGTTGCCAAGAGTAGAGGAAATGAAACTGACCGAGCTGAAGGAACTAGCAAAGTCCAGGGGAATAAAAGGTTACTCGAAGTTGAAGAAGGGTGAGCTTCTGGAATTTCTGAGGTCCTGA
- the LOC7470200 gene encoding pentatricopeptide repeat-containing protein DOT4, chloroplastic has product MMILMATILPPKLSLPLNNKKSRGKHSFHSKYVFFSNKPYPKFAPLSPNLHFSYDTVSVFASPAQSKDNKITDWNTKIYEVCEMGNIDKAIKLLYMSPKTEIESRTCCSILQLSAELKSLQDGKKVHSFICSSGISIDSVLGSKLVFMYVTCGDLREGRLIFDKIRNEKVFLWNLMMNGYTKIGDFKESVSLFRQMLDLGVEVNSHTVSCVLKCFAALGSVKEGKWVHGFLLKLGLGSYNAVVNSLIAFYLKIRRVDVARKLFDELSNRDVISWNSMISGYVANGFSEKGVELFKKMLYLGVDMDLATMVSILQACANCGDVSLGRAVHGSGVKACVHWKTTFCNTLLDMYAKCGVLDGAIRVFDLMSVRTVVTWTSLIAAYAREGLSDEAIRLFHEMDREGVSPDIFTITTVLHACACNGSLENGKDVHNYIRENDMQSNIFVCNALMDMYAKCGSMEDANSVFLEMPVKDIISWNTMIGGYSKNSLPNEALSLFGDMVLEMKPDGTTLACILPACASLASLDRGKEVHGHILRNGFFSDQQVANALVDMYVKCGVPVLARLLFDMIPTKDLITWTVMIAGYGMHGFGNNAITTFNEMRQAGIEPDEVSFISILYACSHSGLLDEGWRFFNVMQDECNVKPKLEHYACIVDLLARSGKLAMAYKFIKSMPIEPDATIWGALLSGCRIHHDVKLAEKVAEHVFELEPENTGYYVLLANTYAEAEKWEEVKKLRQKIGRRGLKKNPGCSWIEVKSKVHIFLAGNSSHPQAKKIEVLLKRLRSKMKEEGYFPKTRYALINADSLQKETALCGHSEKLAMAFGILNLPPARTIRVSKNLRVCGDCHEMAKFISKTLGREIVLRDSNRFHHFKDGVCCCRGFW; this is encoded by the coding sequence ATGATGATTTTAATGGCCACAATCCTTCCACCAAAACTTTCTCTCCctctaaataacaaaaaaagcaGAGGAAAACACTCTTTCCACTCTAAATATGTGTTCTTTTCCAATAAACCATATCCAAAGTTTGCTCCTTTATCACCAAATTTACACTTTTCTTATGACACAGTATCCGTCTTTGCCTCACCAGCCCAATCCAAAGATAACAAAATCACTGATTGGAACACAAAAATCTATGAGGTATGTGAAATGGGAAATATTGATAAAGCAATAAAACTGCTTTATATGTCTCCAAAAACAGAAATTGAGTCAAGAACTTGTTGCTCAATATTGCAACTTTCTGCAGAACTTAAATCCTTACAAGATGGCAAGAAAgttcattcatttatttgttcTAGTGGGATTTCAATTGACAGTGTTTTAGGATCAAAACTTGTATTTATGTATGTAACTTGTGGGGATTTAAGAGAAGGGAGGCTGATTTTTGATAAGATAAGAAATGAGAAGGTTTTTCTTTGGAATCTAATGATGAATGGGTATACAAAGATTGGTGATTTTAAAGAGAGTGTCTCTTTATTTAGGCAGATGTTGGATTTGGGTGTTGAAGTCAACTCTCATACAGTTTCTTGTGTATTGAAGTGTTTTGCAGCTTTAGGCAGTGTAAAGGAAGGTAAATGGGTTCATGGGTTTTTGTTGAAATTGGGTTTGGGTTCTTATAATGCTGTTGTTAATTCGCTCATTGCTTTTTACTTGAAGATTAGGAGAGTTGATGTTGCCCGTAAGTTGTTCGATGAATTGAGTAACAGAGATGTTATTTCATGGAATTCAATGATTAGTGGGTATGTGGCTAATGGTTTTTCTGAGAAAGGAGTTGAGCTTTTCAAAAAGATGCTATATTTGGGAGTTGATATGGATTTGGCTACAATGGTCAGTATTCTTCAAGCTTGTGCAAATTGTGGTGACGTTTCATTGGGTAGAGCAGTTCATGGTTCTGGAGTGAAGGCCTGTGTTCACTGGAAAACTACCTTTTGCAATACATTACTGGATATGTATGCCAAATGTGGTGTTTTGGATGGTGCTATTCGAGTTTTTGACTTGATGAGTGTAAGAACTGTTGTGACTTGGACTTCATTGATTGCAGCTTATGCTCGAGAAGGTCTCTCTGATGAAGCTATTCGATTGTTCCATGAAATGGACAGGGAAGGTGTTAGCCCGGATATTTTTACTATCACAACGGTTCTTCATGCTTGTGCTTGTAATGGGTCACTGGAAAATGGCAAGGATGTGCACAATTACATTAGGGAAAATGATATGcaatcaaatatatttgtgTGCAATGCTCTCATGGATATGTATGCAAAATGTGGAAGCATGGAAGATGCTAACTcagtttttttagaaatgcCTGTAAAAGATATCATCTCATGGAACACCATGATCGGAGGTTACTCAAAAAACAGTCTACCCAATGAAGCTCTTAGTCTGTTTGGTGATATGGTGTTAGAAATGAAACCTGATGGCACGACATTGGCATGTATTCTTCCCGCTTGTGCCAGCCTAGCTTCTCTAGATAGAGGCAAAGAGGTTCATGGTCATATATTGAGAAATGGATTTTTTTCTGATCAACAGGTTGCCAACGCACTTGTTGACATGTATGTGAAGTGTGGGGTCCCGGTTCTTGCACGGTTGCTCTTTGATATGATTCCTACAAAGGATTTGATCACATGGACAGTTATGATTGCTGGATATGGCATGCATGGATTTGGGAACAATGCTATCACTACCTTTAATGAGATGAGGCAAGCTGGTATTGAGCCTGATGAAGTGTCCTTCATTTCAATACTGTATGCTTGCAGTCATTCTGGATTGCTTGACGAAGGATGGAGATTCTTTAACGTTATGCAAGATGAATGCAATGTCAAGCCAAAGCTGGAGCATTATGCTTGTATAGTGGATCTTTTAGCTCGCAGTGGGAAACTAGCCATGGcatacaaattcataaaatcaaTGCCAATTGAACCTGATGCCACAATCTGGGGAGCACTGCTCTCCGGGTGTAGGATTCACCATGATGTCAAATTAGCTGAGAAAGTTGCAGAACACGTCTTTGAACTTGAACCAGAGAACACGGGATACTATGTACTTTTAGCAAATACCTATGCCGAGGCAGAGAAATGGGAAGAGGTGAAAAAGCTGAGACAAAAGATTGGTCGGCGGGGTTTAAAGAAGAACCCAGGCTGCAGTTGGATAGAAGTCAAGAGCAAAGTTCACATCTTTCTTGCTGGAAATAGTTCACACCCACAAGCCAAAAAGATAGAGGTTTTGTTGAAGAGGTTGAGATCAAAGATGAAGGAAGAAGGTTACTTTCCTAAAACAAGATATGCTTTGATCAACGCAGATAGCCTGCAGAAGGAAACGGCTCTCTGTGGGCATAGTGAGAAATTAGCCATGGCTTTTGGAATATTGAACTTGCCACCTGCGAGAACAATACGGGTATCAAAGAACCTGAGAGTATGTGGTGACTGTCATGAGATGGCAAAGTTCATTTCCAAGACATTAGGAAGGGAGATTGTCTTGAGGGATTCTAATCGCTTTCACCATTTCAAGGATGGCGTTTGTTGTTGCAGAGGTTTCTGGTGA